From one Acidibrevibacterium fodinaquatile genomic stretch:
- a CDS encoding branched-chain amino acid ABC transporter permease — protein sequence MLATSLVSGFAIGAMYGLLALGYHVTWVVSRSVNFAQGSVMMLGAVIAFALAVPGDWPMPFAIGAALIGCAGFGVVLERVAVRPFRARGSESWLMATVAAGMLVENAAMFLFGKEPRGMPSALARHPLMLFGVGVLPLHIAILVVGLGLAGMFLWATRATPYGKALLAVVQNPRAAQLMGIDAAKVTVFAYALSSALAGLAGILITPLTQVSADMGFVFGIKGFAAAILGGLDNPWGVVLAGLLLGLAEASVTAFAGSGATVMASFGLVILALYLRPHGLFGRAETRKV from the coding sequence ATGTTGGCCACTTCGCTCGTCAGCGGGTTTGCGATCGGCGCCATGTATGGGCTGCTTGCGCTCGGCTATCATGTCACCTGGGTGGTGTCGCGGAGCGTCAATTTCGCGCAAGGCAGCGTAATGATGCTGGGCGCGGTGATTGCCTTCGCGCTGGCGGTGCCGGGGGACTGGCCGATGCCGTTCGCGATCGGGGCGGCGCTGATCGGTTGCGCCGGGTTCGGCGTAGTTTTGGAGCGCGTCGCAGTGCGGCCGTTTCGTGCCCGCGGCTCGGAATCCTGGCTGATGGCGACGGTCGCGGCCGGGATGCTGGTCGAGAACGCGGCGATGTTTCTGTTCGGCAAGGAGCCGCGCGGCATGCCGTCGGCGCTGGCGCGGCACCCGCTGATGTTGTTCGGGGTCGGCGTGTTGCCGCTTCATATCGCAATCCTCGTGGTTGGGCTCGGCCTCGCTGGTATGTTCTTATGGGCAACGCGAGCAACCCCGTATGGCAAGGCTCTGCTCGCCGTGGTGCAAAACCCGCGCGCTGCCCAATTGATGGGCATCGATGCGGCGAAGGTAACGGTTTTTGCCTATGCCCTGTCCTCCGCCTTGGCGGGGCTCGCCGGCATTCTCATTACCCCGCTCACCCAGGTTTCGGCCGACATGGGCTTCGTTTTCGGTATCAAGGGATTTGCCGCGGCCATTCTCGGCGGGCTCGATAACCCTTGGGGCGTCGTGCTCGCTGGGCTATTGCTCGGCCTCGCCGAGGCATCCGTCACCGCGTTCGCCGGCTCGGGGGCGACGGTGATGGCGAGTTTCGGGCTCGTCATTCTGGCGCTCTATCTCCGCCCGCACGGTCTTTTCGGCCGGGCGGAGACGCGCAAGGTCTGA
- a CDS encoding ABC transporter substrate-binding protein encodes MPLPKSLRHTTHNISRALAMAACLFAPHIVAAAEPAPIPVGLVAALSGQSAVSGEAITRGLAVAIDEINQAGGVLGRPVVLVRRDDESNPGKGIAAARELISREHVVAFFGGIDTPVSIALVPVANKEKVPFLGVWAAGTGITHNGASPNYVFRVSAVDALVDQRLLRYAVSIAHAQHPGLMLIDNPWGESNHAGLEAAAKAANVSLAGAESFETGDTDMTAQLTRLKAAGADAIILVGNAAPAAEVIRSLDRMGWTVPVISHWGISGGRFPELAGPSATKVAFVQTYSFFKASPKGEAVLAELEKKYPAIKGAEDIIAPVGTADAYDAMHLLALAIAKAGSTEGPAIQAALEALPPYDGLIKRYAPAFTAADHDALGADDYIMVHFAENKIVPVD; translated from the coding sequence ATGCCCCTCCCAAAATCCTTGCGCCACACCACACATAACATCTCTCGCGCTCTCGCCATGGCCGCCTGCCTGTTTGCCCCGCATATCGTCGCGGCGGCCGAGCCGGCGCCGATCCCGGTTGGCCTGGTTGCGGCACTCTCGGGTCAGTCGGCGGTTTCGGGGGAGGCGATCACGCGCGGGCTCGCGGTCGCGATCGACGAGATCAACCAGGCAGGCGGCGTCCTCGGGCGTCCTGTTGTGCTGGTGCGGCGCGATGATGAATCGAACCCCGGCAAGGGAATCGCCGCCGCCCGCGAATTGATCTCCCGCGAGCATGTTGTTGCCTTTTTCGGCGGCATCGATACCCCGGTCTCGATCGCCCTCGTGCCGGTCGCGAACAAGGAGAAGGTGCCGTTTCTCGGCGTCTGGGCGGCGGGCACCGGCATTACGCATAACGGCGCAAGCCCCAATTACGTCTTTCGGGTCTCCGCCGTCGACGCCCTGGTCGACCAACGGCTGCTCCGCTACGCCGTCAGCATCGCCCACGCGCAGCATCCCGGGCTCATGCTGATCGACAACCCTTGGGGGGAGTCAAACCATGCCGGGCTCGAGGCCGCCGCCAAAGCGGCCAATGTGTCGCTCGCCGGCGCCGAGAGTTTCGAGACCGGCGATACCGATATGACCGCGCAACTCACGCGCCTTAAAGCAGCGGGCGCGGACGCCATCATCCTGGTCGGCAACGCGGCGCCGGCGGCCGAAGTGATCCGCTCGCTCGACCGCATGGGCTGGACCGTTCCGGTGATTTCGCATTGGGGGATTTCCGGCGGCCGCTTCCCCGAACTCGCCGGGCCATCGGCGACCAAGGTTGCTTTCGTCCAAACCTACAGTTTTTTCAAAGCGAGCCCGAAGGGCGAGGCGGTGCTGGCCGAACTCGAAAAGAAATATCCCGCGATCAAAGGGGCGGAGGATATTATCGCCCCGGTCGGTACCGCCGATGCCTACGATGCGATGCATCTTCTGGCGCTCGCCATTGCCAAAGCGGGATCGACCGAGGGGCCGGCGATCCAGGCCGCGCTCGAGGCACTGCCCCCCTATGACGGCCTGATCAAGCGCTACGCGCCCGCCTTCACCGCCGCCGATCACGATGCCCTCGGCGCTGACGACTACATCATGGTGCATTTCGCCGAAAACAAGATCGTGCCGGTGGATTAA
- a CDS encoding ABC transporter substrate-binding protein encodes MTFPIASFKRTTSFAKPILIGALCLFAALAAPRARAAGLGDNAACQALQAKYPMVKGKTLVDALNPHTPGYEALDPNDPSHYIGFDVDLAEAIGECLGFKLTYKPVTFAALLTTLQSGQADIVISDIYATSERAKAADFITYSKVFDGVLVVKGNPKHITGINESLCGDTAAENTGFVEVPLVQNLAPVCKSAGKPEPSLQLYDNNADCIQAILAGRADTYINDVNTVDQAVKAYPDKLSKAVAVTLPYSIGIAVPKTKPEFREAVMAALIEVQKAGVETALLNKWALDAGSMEEPKLLTQ; translated from the coding sequence ATGACATTCCCCATTGCCTCGTTCAAGCGCACCACCTCGTTTGCGAAACCGATCCTCATTGGCGCCCTCTGCCTGTTTGCTGCACTCGCGGCGCCACGGGCGCGAGCCGCCGGGCTTGGCGACAATGCCGCCTGCCAAGCGTTGCAGGCGAAATACCCGATGGTCAAAGGCAAGACATTGGTCGATGCGCTGAACCCGCACACGCCGGGTTATGAGGCGCTCGATCCCAACGATCCGAGCCATTATATCGGCTTCGATGTCGATCTTGCCGAAGCGATCGGCGAATGCCTCGGCTTTAAGCTGACCTACAAACCGGTGACGTTCGCAGCACTTTTGACGACGTTGCAGAGCGGCCAGGCGGATATCGTTATTTCCGACATCTACGCCACCAGCGAACGCGCCAAAGCAGCCGATTTCATCACCTATTCCAAAGTGTTTGATGGTGTCCTGGTGGTCAAAGGCAATCCCAAGCACATCACCGGCATCAACGAGTCGCTCTGTGGCGATACCGCCGCTGAAAACACCGGTTTCGTCGAAGTGCCGCTGGTGCAAAACCTTGCGCCGGTCTGCAAATCCGCCGGCAAGCCGGAACCAAGCCTCCAGCTCTATGACAATAACGCCGATTGTATTCAGGCAATCCTCGCCGGGCGAGCCGACACTTACATCAACGACGTGAACACCGTTGATCAGGCGGTCAAAGCCTATCCCGACAAGCTCAGCAAGGCGGTTGCCGTCACGCTCCCCTATTCGATCGGGATCGCGGTGCCGAAAACCAAGCCGGAATTCCGTGAAGCGGTCATGGCGGCGCTGATCGAGGTGCAGAAGGCGGGGGTGGAAACCGCTTTGCTCAATAAATGGGCGCTCGATGCCGGTTCCATGGAAGAACCCAAGCTGCTGACGCAGTGA
- a CDS encoding amino acid ABC transporter permease/ATP-binding protein, producing MGLFFHYLSLPYLLWGIGFTLEVTALGLVGGLAIGLLLAGMQLGRVPALAALARGYTVIFRGTPLVLQLVFAYDALPHIGLTLSAVAAASLALAANEAPFIAEILRAGVIGVDAGQILAGQALGMTPRVLMRRVIAPQAIRMIVPALGNETVSALKNSSLASVIAVPELTLRSTQLASSTFDFFSIFFASGLIYLALTGAISLMQLGVEEALDLDRRAQRKRVSWLRRRAPLAVSAAPAAPPAAHEAAPPRAAPLPSARRVPRAATSAQGDAVVEVRNLHKRYGDQIVLDHIDLTVRTGEVVALLGRSGSGKSTLLRCINHLEEWDAGIIRVGGRRLGHGEDGRKLSSRAIARERADLGVGMVFQHFNLFAHLTARQNIAGPLQWVHGVSAAEADQRAMVLLHRVGLAHRADALPRHLSGGQQQRVAVARALAPNPSVLLLDEPTSALDPELVEEVLEVIRLLAVQDGLTMIISTHQLRFARDVADRIVFLADGVVREEGPALEVLTRPRHPQTARFLRVMGAEQVAELPG from the coding sequence ATGGGGCTGTTTTTTCACTATCTCAGCCTGCCTTATCTGCTTTGGGGCATTGGCTTCACGCTCGAAGTCACTGCGCTCGGGCTGGTGGGCGGGTTGGCGATCGGGCTGCTTCTGGCCGGCATGCAATTGGGGCGCGTGCCGGCCCTCGCCGCCCTGGCGCGCGGCTACACGGTGATCTTCCGTGGCACGCCGCTGGTTCTGCAACTCGTCTTCGCCTATGACGCGCTGCCGCATATCGGCCTCACGCTCAGCGCGGTCGCGGCCGCCTCTCTCGCGCTCGCGGCGAACGAAGCGCCGTTCATCGCCGAAATCCTCCGCGCCGGCGTGATCGGCGTCGATGCCGGCCAGATCCTCGCCGGGCAAGCGCTCGGCATGACGCCGCGCGTTCTGATGCGCCGGGTGATCGCGCCGCAGGCAATTCGCATGATCGTCCCGGCGCTCGGCAACGAGACCGTCTCGGCGCTCAAGAATTCCTCGCTTGCCTCGGTCATCGCGGTGCCAGAGCTGACCTTGCGCAGCACCCAGCTCGCCTCGTCGACCTTTGATTTTTTCTCGATCTTTTTTGCCTCGGGGCTGATCTACCTAGCTCTGACCGGTGCGATCAGCCTCATGCAGTTGGGCGTTGAGGAAGCCCTTGATCTCGATCGCCGGGCACAGCGCAAACGCGTCTCATGGCTGCGCCGGCGCGCGCCGCTCGCCGTGTCCGCCGCGCCTGCCGCGCCACCGGCGGCACACGAGGCCGCGCCCCCGCGCGCCGCGCCCCTTCCATCCGCACGCCGCGTGCCGCGCGCCGCGACATCGGCGCAGGGTGATGCCGTCGTCGAGGTCCGGAACCTGCATAAGCGCTACGGCGATCAGATCGTGCTCGATCATATCGATCTGACGGTTCGCACAGGCGAGGTGGTGGCGCTACTCGGCCGCAGCGGATCCGGTAAAAGCACGCTGCTCCGCTGCATCAACCATCTGGAGGAATGGGACGCCGGCATCATCCGCGTCGGCGGCCGCCGGCTCGGCCATGGCGAGGATGGCCGCAAGCTTTCTTCGCGTGCGATTGCGCGTGAGCGGGCCGATCTCGGGGTCGGCATGGTGTTCCAGCACTTCAATCTCTTCGCCCATCTCACAGCGCGGCAGAACATCGCCGGGCCGCTGCAATGGGTGCATGGCGTTTCGGCGGCGGAGGCCGATCAACGGGCGATGGTCTTGCTGCACCGTGTCGGCCTCGCCCATCGCGCCGATGCGCTGCCCCGCCATCTTTCTGGCGGTCAGCAGCAGCGTGTCGCGGTCGCGCGGGCGCTGGCGCCGAACCCGAGCGTCTTGCTCCTCGATGAGCCGACCTCGGCGCTCGATCCCGAGCTCGTCGAGGAAGTTCTCGAAGTGATCAGGCTGCTTGCGGTGCAGGATGGTCTGACCATGATCATTTCAACGCACCAATTGCGTTTCGCGCGCGATGTCGCGGATCGCATCGTGTTCCTCGCCGATGGCGTGGTGAGGGAGGAAGGGCCGGCGCTGGAAGTGCTCACACGGCCGCGCCATCCCCAGACCGCGCGCTTCCTCCGCGTCATGGGTGCGGAGCAGGTGGCGGAGCTGCCGGGATGA
- a CDS encoding RidA family protein — protein sequence MSHKRQAFSFTPEQGVPPGVAPFSHAMRWGDLLFVTGQMPTDPKTGMLVAGDVVAQAEQVRRNLEAVLAQCGAILDDALMVRVYLADFADYEAFNTAYRNWFHGALPARTCVGVTGLALGARVEIDLIVGLKGDDEPK from the coding sequence ATGAGCCACAAGCGACAGGCCTTTTCCTTCACCCCCGAGCAGGGGGTTCCGCCGGGAGTCGCGCCGTTTTCGCACGCCATGCGCTGGGGCGATCTGCTGTTCGTGACCGGCCAGATGCCGACCGATCCCAAGACCGGCATGCTGGTCGCCGGCGACGTCGTCGCCCAGGCCGAGCAAGTGCGGCGCAATCTCGAAGCGGTGCTGGCGCAATGCGGCGCGATATTGGACGATGCGCTGATGGTGCGCGTCTATCTCGCCGATTTCGCAGACTATGAAGCGTTCAACACGGCCTATCGAAACTGGTTCCATGGCGCGCTGCCTGCGCGCACCTGTGTTGGTGTCACCGGGCTTGCGCTCGGCGCGAGGGTGGAAATCGATCTCATCGTGGGCCTCAAGGGAGATGATGAACCGAAATGA
- a CDS encoding acetamidase/formamidase family protein — MTLIHNEHRAERARLRPTLHEIRATPETVHWGYFSASLAPVLRVASGDVIRAEAVTHHAGDAPELMMDEGVSAIFAGVPVEDRNPGVHILTGPIHIEGARPGDVLEVRYLQMTPRVRYGSNLAAHWGHLYRDFGKERVTIYRMDEACETAEAVFAYDFPGKYEIPGTITHARDCCRVPALRGVRVPVRPHLGTAGVAPDTPGRVSSVPPGQHGGNIDNWRIGAGATMFYPVQVEGALFSIGDPHISQGDGEISGTAIEASLDVLFQVFVRRDFRFPSPLLRTSDSWMTHGFDESLDQAMRNASLEMLTLLTEHHGLSRDDAYSLMSVAADFTVTQVVDGRQGVHARICHAVFPPSRVLEQGRF, encoded by the coding sequence ATGACTCTGATCCACAACGAGCATCGCGCCGAGCGGGCGCGCCTCCGGCCGACGCTCCATGAAATCCGCGCAACACCGGAGACGGTGCATTGGGGGTATTTTTCCGCCTCGCTCGCGCCCGTCCTGCGCGTTGCGAGCGGCGACGTGATCCGCGCCGAGGCCGTGACCCATCATGCCGGCGATGCCCCGGAATTGATGATGGATGAAGGGGTTTCGGCGATTTTCGCTGGCGTTCCGGTCGAGGATCGCAATCCCGGCGTGCATATTCTGACCGGGCCGATCCATATCGAAGGCGCAAGGCCGGGGGATGTCCTCGAAGTGCGCTATCTGCAGATGACGCCACGCGTCCGCTATGGCTCCAACCTCGCCGCGCATTGGGGGCATCTCTACCGCGATTTCGGCAAGGAGCGCGTGACGATCTACCGCATGGATGAAGCCTGCGAGACCGCCGAAGCGGTGTTCGCCTATGATTTTCCCGGCAAATACGAGATTCCAGGCACGATCACCCATGCCCGCGATTGTTGCCGTGTTCCCGCGCTGCGTGGCGTGCGCGTGCCGGTGCGGCCACATCTCGGCACGGCGGGTGTCGCGCCGGACACACCAGGGCGCGTGAGCAGCGTGCCGCCCGGCCAGCATGGCGGCAATATCGATAATTGGCGCATCGGCGCGGGGGCGACGATGTTTTACCCGGTGCAGGTGGAGGGCGCGCTGTTTTCGATCGGCGATCCGCATATCTCCCAAGGTGACGGCGAAATCAGCGGCACCGCGATCGAGGCGTCGCTGGATGTGCTGTTTCAGGTCTTCGTCCGCCGTGATTTCCGCTTTCCTTCGCCGCTGCTGCGGACCTCGGATAGCTGGATGACGCACGGCTTCGATGAAAGTCTCGATCAGGCGATGCGCAACGCCAGCCTGGAGATGCTGACATTGCTGACCGAGCATCACGGATTGAGCCGTGACGATGCCTATTCTCTGATGAGCGTCGCGGCGGATTTCACGGTAACCCAAGTGGTCGATGGCCGCCAGGGTGTCCATGCCAGGATCTGCCATGCCGTTTTTCCCCCCTCGAGAGTCCTAGAGCAAGGTAGGTTTTGA
- a CDS encoding isochorismatase family protein, whose amino-acid sequence MASIAAQPYSFDLDPARAALLIIDMQRDFLEPNGYGAVLGNDPDALRCLIAPIGRLRAAARGAGMLVIHTREGHRPDLADLPPAKRARGQPKIAIGDPGPMGRLLVRGEAGHAIVDELAPASDEPVIDKPGKGAFYVTDLESILRNRGIRQLVICGVTTEVCVQTTLREANDRGYDCVVVADATGSYFPRFHQAALDMIVAQGGIFGWVAESAAVIAALATDPAGPAINAPEAWGELREMFYRYEVALVAGDFATLADFFWRSPHTIRYGLADQQHGREEIAAYLQSQRAIRDKTEGVWMARDLARTTLTTFGRDSGTASTLFRLHDSGRTGRQMQTWIRMAGRWQIVAAHVSFLDFALPP is encoded by the coding sequence ATGGCCAGTATCGCCGCCCAGCCCTATTCGTTCGATCTCGACCCCGCCCGCGCGGCATTGTTGATCATTGACATGCAGCGCGATTTTCTCGAGCCCAATGGCTATGGTGCCGTGCTCGGCAATGATCCTGATGCGCTTCGGTGCCTGATCGCCCCGATCGGTCGCCTCCGTGCTGCGGCACGGGGAGCGGGGATGTTGGTGATCCACACCCGCGAGGGACATCGGCCGGATCTTGCCGACTTGCCACCGGCCAAACGCGCGCGCGGCCAGCCGAAGATCGCCATCGGCGATCCTGGCCCGATGGGGCGGCTGCTCGTGCGCGGCGAGGCCGGTCACGCGATCGTCGACGAACTTGCTCCGGCAAGCGACGAGCCGGTTATCGACAAGCCTGGCAAAGGCGCCTTTTACGTGACCGATCTCGAGTCGATCCTCCGCAACCGCGGCATTCGTCAGTTGGTGATCTGCGGCGTGACCACAGAAGTCTGTGTCCAGACAACACTTCGCGAAGCCAATGATCGCGGCTATGATTGTGTCGTCGTCGCGGATGCCACCGGCTCCTATTTTCCGCGCTTTCATCAGGCCGCCCTCGACATGATCGTTGCTCAGGGCGGCATTTTTGGCTGGGTTGCCGAGAGCGCGGCGGTAATCGCGGCGCTCGCGACCGACCCGGCTGGCCCGGCCATTAACGCCCCTGAGGCGTGGGGCGAATTGCGCGAAATGTTCTATCGCTATGAGGTCGCGTTGGTCGCGGGTGACTTCGCCACGCTCGCGGATTTCTTCTGGAGAAGCCCGCATACAATTCGTTACGGCCTCGCTGACCAGCAGCATGGGCGCGAGGAAATTGCCGCCTATCTCCAATCCCAGCGCGCGATCAGGGATAAGACCGAAGGCGTGTGGATGGCGCGTGACCTCGCACGCACGACCCTCACCACGTTCGGCCGCGATAGCGGTACTGCGAGCACGCTTTTTCGCCTGCATGATAGCGGCCGCACCGGTCGGCAGATGCAGACGTGGATACGCATGGCCGGCCGCTGGCAGATCGTTGCAGCCCATGTTTCGTTTCTCGATTTCGCCTTACCGCCATGA
- a CDS encoding GntR family transcriptional regulator: MTLAATFAPSAAEPEPRAAATRADDLAQRLADAITSGALPAGTRLDEHTVAARFAVSRTPVREALRQLAAAGLIERRPYRGAIVTTVSPARLAEMFVAMAEIEAVCARQAALAMTARERHDLRAFHAGMAALVRVGDPAAFAEANIAFHERIYAGAHNDLLAETARGLRRRLMPYRRAQFRTLGRLPRSHAEHLAVTLAIERGEAEAAARLMREHLGLVEAAYASFAHAAPPG; this comes from the coding sequence ATGACGCTTGCCGCTACGTTTGCGCCCTCCGCGGCCGAGCCTGAGCCGCGAGCGGCGGCAACCCGCGCCGACGATCTCGCGCAGCGGCTCGCGGATGCTATTACCAGCGGCGCGCTGCCGGCGGGAACGCGGCTCGACGAGCACACGGTCGCCGCCCGTTTCGCGGTGTCGCGGACGCCGGTGCGCGAGGCGCTGCGTCAGCTCGCCGCCGCCGGGCTGATCGAGCGCCGGCCCTATCGCGGCGCCATCGTCACCACGGTTTCACCGGCGCGGCTCGCGGAAATGTTCGTCGCCATGGCCGAGATCGAGGCGGTCTGCGCCCGCCAGGCCGCGCTGGCGATGACGGCGCGCGAACGCCACGATCTGCGCGCTTTCCACGCCGGCATGGCGGCGCTGGTGCGCGTGGGCGATCCGGCGGCCTTCGCCGAAGCCAATATCGCCTTTCATGAGCGGATTTATGCCGGCGCACACAACGATCTGCTGGCCGAGACCGCGCGGGGCCTGCGCCGGCGGCTGATGCCCTATCGCCGGGCACAGTTCCGCACCCTCGGCCGCCTGCCGCGTTCGCATGCCGAGCATCTGGCGGTGACGCTGGCGATCGAACGCGGCGAGGCCGAAGCAGCGGCACGCTTGATGCGCGAACATCTCGGTCTCGTCGAAGCGGCCTATGCGAGCTTCGCCCACGCCGCGCCGCCGGGATAA
- the atzF gene encoding allophanate hydrolase, with amino-acid sequence MALSLDLARLAAAYAAGRTTPLAVVDDILRRIAAAGDDHVWISLRPAEDLRAEAKALAAQAPLARGPLYGIPFAVKDNIDAAPLPTTAACPAFAYQPAQSAPVVARLVAAGAILIGKTNLDQFATGLVGVRSPYGTPRNPFDPAMAPGGSSSGSAVAVAAGLVSFALGTDTAGSGRVPAAFNNLVGLKPTRGLISTRGVVPACRSLDCVSIFALTVADARAVLAVAAGFDAADPYSRAAPPGFSLAQRPPARFRFGVPAPAALVFHGDPASRTVFEQAIAHAVAAGGEAEEIDFAPFAEAAALLYGPWVAERSTALRTIFAENPEGLHPVTREIVGAGFAASAVDLFAAQHRLAALRQATAPLWQRLAFLLVPSVSGAFSLAEIAAEPIATNSELGRYTNFTNLLDLAAIAIPGGFSSNGFPAGVTLIGPAFHDGVLAAFAERMQRDAATPLGATGHPQPAAVPAPEGNNVHPEIEIAVFGAHLAGEALNPALLALGGRFCRPCRTAPRYRMLALPGAVPRPGLVPVGEGGAAIAGEIWALPSAALAALLAGIAPPLGLGTVLLEGGAPTFGFICEAGAAGEDITRFGGWRAWREARR; translated from the coding sequence ATGGCGCTGAGCCTCGATCTCGCGCGTCTCGCCGCCGCCTATGCCGCGGGCAGGACGACGCCGCTCGCCGTGGTCGATGACATCCTCCGCCGGATCGCCGCCGCCGGCGATGATCATGTCTGGATCAGCCTTCGTCCCGCCGAGGATCTCCGCGCCGAGGCGAAGGCGCTCGCGGCGCAAGCGCCCCTGGCGCGCGGCCCGCTCTATGGCATCCCCTTCGCGGTCAAGGACAATATTGACGCGGCCCCCCTCCCGACCACCGCCGCCTGTCCCGCTTTTGCCTATCAGCCCGCGCAGTCGGCGCCGGTGGTCGCGCGCCTCGTCGCCGCCGGGGCAATCCTGATCGGCAAGACCAATCTCGATCAGTTCGCGACCGGCCTGGTCGGCGTGCGCTCGCCCTATGGCACGCCGCGCAACCCGTTCGATCCGGCGATGGCGCCGGGCGGGTCGAGTTCGGGCTCGGCGGTCGCGGTGGCCGCCGGCCTGGTCAGCTTCGCGCTCGGCACCGATACCGCTGGCTCCGGCCGCGTGCCCGCCGCCTTCAACAATCTCGTCGGCCTCAAGCCGACTCGTGGGCTAATCAGCACCCGCGGCGTCGTCCCCGCCTGCCGCTCACTCGATTGCGTTTCGATCTTTGCGCTCACCGTCGCCGATGCTCGGGCGGTGCTCGCGGTTGCCGCCGGGTTCGACGCCGCCGACCCTTATAGCCGCGCCGCACCCCCTGGATTTTCCCTCGCCCAGCGCCCGCCGGCGCGGTTTCGCTTCGGCGTGCCGGCGCCGGCGGCGCTCGTGTTCCACGGCGATCCGGCATCGCGCACGGTGTTCGAGCAGGCGATCGCCCACGCCGTCGCCGCCGGCGGCGAAGCCGAGGAGATCGATTTCGCGCCCTTCGCCGAGGCCGCGGCCCTACTCTATGGCCCTTGGGTCGCCGAGCGCAGCACGGCACTCCGCACGATCTTTGCCGAAAACCCGGAGGGGCTACACCCGGTAACCCGCGAGATCGTCGGCGCCGGGTTCGCGGCAAGCGCCGTCGATCTCTTCGCCGCTCAGCACCGGCTCGCGGCCCTCCGCCAGGCGACAGCGCCGCTCTGGCAGCGCCTCGCCTTCCTGCTCGTCCCCAGCGTGTCGGGCGCCTTCAGCCTCGCCGAGATCGCCGCCGAGCCGATCGCGACCAACAGCGAACTCGGCCGCTATACCAACTTCACCAATCTCCTCGACCTCGCGGCGATCGCGATCCCGGGCGGATTCTCGTCCAATGGCTTCCCCGCCGGCGTGACCCTGATCGGCCCCGCCTTTCATGACGGCGTGCTCGCCGCCTTCGCCGAGCGCATGCAGCGTGATGCCGCGACACCGCTCGGGGCGACCGGCCATCCCCAGCCGGCGGCCGTGCCGGCGCCGGAGGGTAACAACGTTCATCCCGAGATCGAGATCGCGGTGTTTGGCGCCCATCTCGCGGGCGAGGCGCTAAACCCCGCCCTGCTTGCCCTCGGCGGCCGTTTTTGCCGCCCCTGCCGCACCGCGCCGCGCTATCGCATGCTGGCCCTGCCCGGCGCCGTGCCGCGCCCCGGCCTGGTGCCGGTCGGTGAAGGCGGTGCCGCGATCGCGGGTGAGATCTGGGCGCTGCCCAGCGCCGCGCTGGCCGCGCTTCTGGCTGGCATCGCCCCGCCGCTCGGGCTCGGCACGGTCCTGCTCGAAGGCGGCGCGCCGACGTTCGGCTTCATCTGCGAGGCCGGCGCGGCGGGCGAGGATATCACGCGCTTCGGCGGCTGGCGCGCCTGGCGTGAGGCGCGACGATGA